A genomic stretch from Lathyrus oleraceus cultivar Zhongwan6 chromosome 2, CAAS_Psat_ZW6_1.0, whole genome shotgun sequence includes:
- the LOC127119821 gene encoding 4-coumarate--CoA ligase-like 6 — MEFVADSRIVNTNSNSKVPQNTITHPPWYSSKTGTYNSTHSPRNLPTDPFLDVVSFIFSHPHDGVMALIDSLSGSSIAYSNLFPLVKSMASGLRKMGVSQGDVVLLLLPNSIYYPIVLLGVMYLGAVVTPLNPLSSVAEIRKQANERGVSFAFTIPENVKKLESFSIPNIIVPQNEKDIKYNCFSCFFNLIFGNSDLAQRPVIKQEDTAGIWYSSGTTGVSKGVVLTHGNLIAMVELGVRFQASQYEYSFSKNVFLAALPMFHIYGLSFAATGLLSLGSTVVVMRKFDIDEAVRVIHKYNVTQFDVVPPILVALIAKAKGVNGSKLQSLRHILSGAAPLTAKIINDFVQVFPNVDLIQGYGMTESAGIGCRGFNTEKFRKYSSLGLLAPNMEASVVDLNTGALLPPGRRGELWLRGPSIMKGYLNNEEATMLSINKDGWLNTGDIVYFDEDGYLYLCDRMKDMIKFKGCQIAPADLEAVLILHPEIVDVAVVGFKDEEAGEIPVAFVVKKVGSVLSMKNVIDHVAEQVAPYKKVRKVVFTDKIPRSITGKILRRQLGNDLSA; from the exons ATGGAGTTTGTGGCCGATTCACGCATTGTCAACACTAACTCCAACTCCAAAGTGCCACAAAACACCATCACTCACCCTCCTTGGTATTCATCAAAAACTGGAACTTACAATAGTACTCATTCTCCTAGGAACCTTCCAACCGACCCTTTTCTCGATGTTGTTTCCTTCATTTTTTCTCACCCTCATGATGGAGTTATGGCTCTTATTGATTCCTTATCCGGGTCTTCCATTGCTTACTCCAACTTGTTTCCTTTAGTCAAATCCATGGCTTCTGGTCTTCGTAAAATGGGTGTTTCACAAGGTGATGTTGTTCTGCTTTTACTTCCCAATTCAATCTACTATCCCATTGTACTATTGGGTGTAATGTATCTAGGTGCTGTTGTTACACCATTGAATCCTCTTAGCAGTGTTGCTGAAATTCGTAAGCAAGCTAATGAGCGTGGTGTGAGTTTTGCTTTTACTATACCCGAAAATGTAAAGAAACTGGAGTCATTCAGCATTCCAAATATTATTGTGCCACAAAATGAAAAGGATATCAAGTATAATTGTTTCTCTTGTTTCTTTAACCTTATTTTTGGTAACTCTGATTTGGCTCAAAGGCCAGTTATTAAACAAGAAGACACTGCTGGTATATGGTATTCTTCTGGTACTACAGGTGTTAGCAAAGGAGTTGTTTTAACACATGGAAATCTAATTGCTATGGTTGAACTAGGTGTGAGGTTTCAAGCTTCTCAATATGAATACTCTTTTTCTAAAAATGTGTTTCTAGCTGCTTTACCAATGTTCCATATATATGGTTTATCGTTCGCTGCTACCGGATTATTGTCGTTGGGTTCTACAGTTGTTGTAATGAGGAAATTTGACATTGATGAGGCTGTTAGGGTGATTCATAAATACAATGTTACACAATTTGACGTTGTTCCACCCATATTAGTGGCACTGATAGCAAAGGCGAAGGGTGTCAATGGAAGTAAGTTGCAGAGTTTGAGACATATTTTATCTGGTGCTGCGCCTTTAACCGCAAAAATTATAAATGATTTTGTCCAAGTTTTCCCTAATGTCGATTTAATACAG GGTTATGGAATGACTGAGTCGGCTGGAATAGGTTGTCGCGGATTCAATACTGAAAAGTTTCGTAAGTATTCTTCACTGGGATTGTTAGCTCCAAACATGGAGGCAAGTGTGGTAGACTTGAATACTGGTGCACTTTTGCCCCCGGGAAGACGCGGCGAGCTTTGGTTGCGAGGGCCTTCGATTATGAAAG GATATTTAAATAATGAGGAAGCTACAATGTTATCAATTAATAAAGATGGTTGGCTTAATACCGGAGATATTGTTTATTTTGATGAGGATGGATATTTATATTTATGCGATCGTATGAAAGACATGATCAAATTCAAGGGCTGTCAG ATTGCTCCTGCTGATTTAGAAGCTGTGTTAATTTTGCATCCTGAAATTGTTGATGTTGCCGTTGTAGG TTTCAAGGATGAAGAAGCTGGAGAGATTCCGGTAGCATTTGTGGTCAAGAAAGTTGGAAGTGTACTTTCCATGAAGAATGTTATCGATCATGTTGCAGAGCAG GTTGCTCCATACAAGAAAGTTCGGAAAGTCGTCTTCACCGACAAGATACCGAGGTCTATAACTGGAAAGATTCTTCGAAGGCAACTCGGGAATGACTTGTCTGCTTAA
- the LOC127119822 gene encoding uncharacterized protein LOC127119822, producing MMQRLIPKLRSFAVQSRQALQPLPSSRRFLHHSLPQPLHSASINPSSRPLFNFSPLPIHVPRPSPFSLSLIQVRHVSSRERKKRRKPMTPVNSKIKKTKMKSYSSYKSRFRLMNDGSFRRWREGKRHNAHLKSKISKRRLRIPSTVPAAYAKVMKKLGFCG from the exons ATGATGCAGAGATTAATCCCAAAGCTTCGCTCTTTCGCCGTTCAATCTCGTCAAGCTCTACAACCTCTTCCGTCTTCTCGCCGTTTCCTCCACCACTCACTGCCGCAACCACTTCACTCCGCTTCCATTAACCCCTCTTCTCGCCCTCTCTTCAATTTCTCTCCATTGCCAATCCACGTGCCTCGCCCTTCCCCATTTTCCCTCTCC TTGATTCAAGTGCGACATGTATCTTCGAGGGAAAGGAAGAAGAGAAGAAAGCCAATGACTCCGGTTAATTCTAAGATCAAGAAAACCAAAATGAAATCTTATTC GTCTTACAAGTCCAGGTTCAGATTAATGAATGATGGGAGCTTTAGACGTTGGAGGGAGGGAAAACGTCACAATGCTCATTTGAAG TCAAAGATATCAAAACGTAGATTGAGAATACCATCTACTGTCCCTGCAGCTTATGCCAAAGTAATGAAGAAGCTCGGTTTTTGTGGTTAG